A window of the Streptomyces sp. Ag109_O5-10 genome harbors these coding sequences:
- a CDS encoding FtsX-like permease family protein, with the protein MLLFAASVPTVRHHRDQRIHHRIDVNLSDRAITRSDHTVLVRDIDTVFRGEKIRGRMVQPEGPAAPLPPGVQRYPRPGDMVVSPALHKLLAAPGDGLLRERLAHPVAGEIGDAGLLDPGEHVFYLVANHMAADAGPTRRLDHFGKAYAKKPLPPELVLVCIAGIVVLLLPVGVFIAAAVRFGGERRDRRLAALRLVGANRGMTATIAAGEVALSTLAGIALGAVLFMTGRQFAGTVEIQGLGVFTEDLTPQPLLAALVVVAVLTLSLGITQLSMHKVAVEPLGVVRKSGSISRRLWWRIALPLLGLILLRISVRSPADLHGTSGVVLVLIGILALLVGVTAVLPWAVERLTRLFGGFGPLPWQLALRGLQLNGDSATRSVNGIAVAVAGAVALQTLLTGLSQNPVDSTARGAHGPSASTRVAVARLDDGGTRGTQYAPVLATTPGVRRAIEFEELSVSPLNGGFPQTVLIADCARLRLLAQLPSCSDGDAFLTAPPATDTMPDMSTWATGTKLRMDMYGPHWTVPHITATVRATPACPAEVSSERTLLATPWAAGHTAVAHAVSTVSLTYATGFKDVQDHIRTAAARLDPAFSVDFPGKSQGDPALDGVRRALLAGVTAVLVLIAASMLLGALEQVRERARVLSVLVAFGTPRRTLATSVLLQSVLPVGLGLLVAESIGTALGSTLLDLAGRPVTHNWSTLLAIAGIGAAVSLGATLLTLPALWRSTRPQGLRHE; encoded by the coding sequence ATGTTGCTGTTCGCCGCGTCGGTGCCGACCGTCAGACACCACCGGGACCAGCGGATCCACCACCGCATCGATGTCAACCTCAGCGACCGCGCCATCACGCGCTCGGATCACACCGTTCTTGTCAGGGACATCGACACCGTGTTCCGGGGCGAGAAGATCCGAGGGCGCATGGTGCAGCCGGAGGGGCCTGCGGCACCGCTGCCGCCCGGAGTCCAGCGCTACCCACGCCCCGGGGACATGGTCGTCTCTCCTGCACTGCACAAACTGCTGGCCGCACCGGGAGACGGCCTGCTGCGCGAGCGCCTCGCCCATCCCGTCGCGGGTGAGATCGGCGATGCAGGTCTGCTCGACCCGGGCGAGCACGTCTTCTATCTGGTCGCGAACCACATGGCGGCCGATGCTGGGCCAACGCGACGGCTCGACCACTTCGGCAAGGCCTACGCGAAGAAGCCCCTTCCCCCCGAACTCGTCCTCGTCTGCATCGCAGGAATCGTCGTCCTGCTCCTCCCCGTCGGTGTTTTCATCGCCGCGGCCGTACGGTTCGGTGGTGAGCGACGGGACCGGCGGCTGGCCGCCCTGCGCCTGGTCGGCGCGAACCGCGGGATGACCGCCACCATCGCCGCAGGCGAGGTGGCGCTCAGCACACTGGCAGGTATCGCCCTGGGTGCGGTCCTCTTCATGACGGGGCGTCAGTTCGCCGGAACGGTGGAGATACAGGGGCTCGGTGTCTTCACCGAAGATCTCACGCCACAGCCCCTGCTGGCGGCGCTCGTGGTCGTCGCCGTACTCACGCTCTCCCTCGGCATCACACAACTGTCGATGCACAAGGTGGCCGTAGAGCCCCTCGGAGTCGTCCGGAAGTCCGGCAGCATCTCGCGACGCCTGTGGTGGCGCATAGCACTTCCCCTGCTCGGACTGATTTTGCTGCGGATCTCCGTACGCAGCCCTGCCGACCTGCACGGCACCTCCGGTGTCGTCCTGGTGCTCATCGGCATCCTCGCGCTGCTCGTCGGAGTCACCGCGGTGCTGCCGTGGGCCGTGGAGCGCCTCACCCGACTGTTCGGCGGCTTCGGCCCGCTGCCTTGGCAACTAGCGCTGCGCGGCCTGCAGTTGAACGGCGACTCCGCCACCCGCTCGGTCAACGGAATCGCGGTTGCCGTGGCGGGGGCCGTGGCCCTCCAGACCCTCCTCACCGGACTCTCGCAGAACCCGGTGGACAGCACCGCCCGAGGGGCACACGGCCCCTCCGCCTCCACACGCGTCGCTGTCGCCCGCCTCGACGACGGCGGGACGCGAGGGACGCAGTACGCCCCGGTGCTCGCCACGACTCCTGGTGTCCGACGGGCGATCGAGTTCGAGGAGTTGTCGGTGAGCCCCCTGAACGGTGGGTTCCCTCAGACCGTCCTCATCGCCGACTGCGCTCGTCTGCGCCTGCTGGCACAGTTGCCTTCCTGTTCGGACGGGGACGCCTTTCTCACCGCTCCTCCGGCCACAGACACCATGCCCGACATGTCCACGTGGGCGACCGGCACGAAACTGCGCATGGACATGTACGGCCCCCACTGGACAGTGCCGCACATCACCGCAACGGTCCGTGCGACCCCCGCCTGTCCGGCAGAGGTTTCCTCTGAACGGACCCTGCTGGCCACTCCCTGGGCGGCCGGGCACACCGCCGTCGCACACGCCGTCAGCACGGTCAGCCTCACCTACGCGACCGGGTTCAAAGACGTGCAGGACCACATCCGCACCGCGGCAGCACGGCTCGACCCGGCCTTCAGCGTCGACTTTCCTGGAAAGTCCCAGGGCGACCCTGCCCTCGACGGAGTCAGGCGGGCCCTGCTGGCCGGGGTAACCGCGGTGCTGGTACTGATCGCAGCGAGCATGCTGCTCGGTGCGCTCGAACAGGTCCGCGAGCGCGCACGAGTCCTGTCCGTACTCGTCGCGTTCGGCACGCCCCGTCGTACGCTCGCCACATCCGTCCTCTTGCAGTCCGTACTCCCCGTCGGACTTGGTCTGCTCGTGGCGGAGTCGATCGGGACGGCCCTCGGCAGCACGCTGCTCGATCTCGCCGGAAGGCCTGTGACGCACAACTGGAGCACCCTGCTGGCCATAGCCGGCATCGGGGCGGCCGTCTCCCTCGGTGCCACCCTGTTGACCCTGCCGGCACTGTGGCGTTCGACGCGACCGCAGGGACTACGTCATGAGTGA
- a CDS encoding NAD(P)/FAD-dependent oxidoreductase has translation MREILIVGGGYAGFYTAWGLEKRLRPGEARVTVVDPRPYMTYQPFLPEVVAGSVEARHAAVSLRRHLHSTRLVAGSVTEIRHSARTVTVRPESGPSLDLHYDVLVVTAGAVTRTFPIPGLSDQAYGLKHVEEAVAIRDRLLTSFDRAAGLPRGPERTKLLTVTVVGGGFSGVEGFGELLALATALLKQYPEIGADEPVFHLVEARDRILPEVADRPGAWVVRSLEKRGARVHLNTQLVSAEDGRVRLSDGTEYDSGLLVWTAGNAANPIVHNHSDLPVDERGLLTVQADLRVTKDTEVVPDAWAAGDDASVPDLAAGRPGVYTVPNAQHAVRQGKLLTKNILASLRGRPTKDYVHRSLGVVATLGLGRGIFQYRGLVIKGFPAWLMHRGYHVLAIPSWERKTRVFAVWVTALLYGRDIVSLASVQHPRQAFVSRGEPRRGEEPAGPGGRLTA, from the coding sequence GTGCGTGAGATCTTGATCGTGGGTGGCGGGTACGCGGGCTTCTACACCGCGTGGGGTCTGGAGAAGAGGCTGCGGCCGGGCGAGGCGCGCGTCACCGTCGTCGACCCCCGCCCGTACATGACGTACCAGCCCTTCCTGCCCGAGGTCGTGGCCGGTTCGGTGGAGGCCCGGCACGCTGCGGTCTCGCTCCGCCGTCACCTCCACTCCACGCGTCTGGTGGCGGGCTCGGTGACCGAGATCCGCCACAGCGCGCGCACGGTCACGGTCCGACCGGAGTCCGGGCCATCCCTCGACCTGCACTACGACGTGCTGGTGGTGACGGCGGGGGCGGTCACCCGGACCTTCCCGATCCCGGGGCTGAGCGATCAGGCGTACGGACTCAAGCACGTCGAGGAGGCGGTGGCGATCCGCGACCGCCTCCTCACCTCGTTCGACCGTGCGGCCGGTCTGCCGCGCGGGCCCGAACGCACCAAACTGCTCACCGTCACCGTCGTCGGTGGCGGATTCTCCGGAGTGGAGGGATTCGGTGAGCTGCTGGCCCTGGCGACCGCGTTGCTCAAGCAGTACCCGGAGATCGGCGCGGACGAACCGGTCTTCCACCTGGTCGAGGCACGGGACCGCATCCTGCCCGAGGTCGCGGACCGGCCGGGCGCCTGGGTGGTGCGTTCGCTGGAGAAGCGGGGGGCGCGGGTGCACCTGAACACCCAGCTGGTCTCCGCCGAGGACGGCCGGGTGCGGCTGTCGGACGGCACCGAGTACGACTCTGGCCTGCTGGTGTGGACGGCCGGCAACGCCGCCAACCCGATCGTGCACAACCACAGCGACCTGCCCGTCGACGAGCGGGGCCTGCTCACCGTACAGGCGGATCTGCGGGTCACCAAGGACACCGAGGTGGTGCCCGACGCCTGGGCGGCGGGGGACGACGCCTCGGTGCCCGATCTCGCGGCCGGGAGGCCGGGCGTGTACACCGTGCCCAACGCCCAGCACGCCGTCCGCCAGGGCAAGCTGCTGACGAAGAACATCCTGGCGTCGCTGCGCGGCCGTCCGACCAAGGACTACGTGCACCGCAGTCTCGGTGTGGTGGCCACACTCGGGCTCGGCCGTGGCATCTTCCAGTACCGGGGCCTGGTCATCAAGGGGTTCCCCGCCTGGCTGATGCACCGTGGCTACCACGTTCTGGCCATACCGAGCTGGGAGCGCAAGACGCGTGTGTTCGCCGTGTGGGTGACGGCCCTTCTCTACGGCCGCGACATCGTGTCGCTGGCGTCGGTGCAGCACCCGAGGCAGGCATTCGTCTCCCGCGGCGAACCGCGCCGAGGAGAGGAGCCCGCAGGGCCCGGAGGCCGGCTCACGGCATGA
- a CDS encoding LuxR family transcriptional regulator: MIASPLPALVGRQRECTALDDLLAGLQAGGSRVTVVRGEAGIGKSVLLEYTAARASRVQVTWARGVEADMELPYASLHQVCAPFLDGVEELPQPQRDALRVAFGTAVGDPPDRFLVGLAVLTLLTRASETRPVLVLVDDAQWLDQVSLQTLEFVARRLLAEPVAMVFAVRDPEGQSALAGLPALQLGGLDAASAGELLEGAVGGRLEERVRDRFVAETHGNPLALLEFSRGRSAAELAYGVDASSAPVVQGPVASRVERDFAARLGALPAATRTLLLIAAAEPVGDVRLLIRAAASLGITPDAAPAKAAGLIEFGEPVRFRHPLVRSAVYHGAEPEDRRAVHRALAEATDPLLDPDRRAWHAAQAADGPDEEVAAGLEQAADRARQRGGIAAEAVLLERAVEVTPDPWPRGRRALAAAEAHFSAAAPERATELAAVADLYPLSVLDRARLARLRARILFARSRSDEAAPLLLDAAAQFTAAGSPLARETYLEAISATIFAGRVHGPTGARAAAIAARASGAPSSGSRAADALLDGVAALLADGPETAVPALREALDLLEHEELHTREATVRWLLLAPVALESFIHWAWDLHAWDTLSTRAVRLARDIGALGSLPPALIYAGGVHIHYGDFAEADRMIDEADAIATATGHAPHKYAALVLAAWRGEADVAAGIIEEARERAVQRGEVSLLGAMGYIQGVLFNGLARYEEAIEAARTGIEHDGFNFTGLSLVEHVEAATRCGELDQARASLARLTELTRATDSGWARGARARSEALLADGEAADRLYRTAIREFGRGGVVVEVARTHLLYGEWLRRAQRRAQAREHLRTAYDMFGAMPAHAFAERARRELIATGEQVTARETTPENALTPQESQVAALAADGMTNARIGAELFISPHTVEWHLRKVYVKLGISSRRALPDVLDIARAR; encoded by the coding sequence ATGATCGCCAGCCCGCTTCCCGCTCTGGTCGGCCGGCAGCGTGAGTGCACGGCGCTCGACGACCTGCTGGCCGGCCTTCAGGCCGGCGGTTCCCGCGTCACGGTCGTCCGGGGCGAGGCGGGCATCGGCAAGTCGGTGCTGCTGGAGTACACGGCTGCGCGGGCTTCCCGGGTGCAGGTGACCTGGGCGCGCGGTGTCGAGGCCGACATGGAGCTCCCTTACGCGAGTCTGCACCAGGTGTGCGCGCCGTTCCTGGACGGTGTCGAAGAACTGCCGCAACCCCAACGTGACGCCCTGCGCGTGGCATTCGGGACGGCGGTCGGCGATCCGCCCGACCGTTTCCTGGTCGGCCTCGCCGTTCTGACCCTGCTCACCCGCGCCTCGGAGACCCGGCCGGTGCTGGTGCTGGTGGACGACGCCCAGTGGCTGGATCAAGTGTCGTTGCAGACACTTGAGTTCGTGGCCCGGCGACTTCTCGCGGAGCCGGTCGCCATGGTGTTCGCGGTGCGCGACCCCGAGGGGCAGTCCGCGCTCGCGGGCCTGCCGGCGCTGCAACTGGGGGGACTTGACGCCGCCTCGGCCGGGGAACTCCTGGAGGGAGCTGTGGGGGGACGGTTGGAGGAGCGGGTCCGGGACCGGTTCGTGGCCGAGACACACGGCAACCCGCTCGCACTGCTGGAATTCTCCCGCGGCCGCAGCGCCGCCGAACTGGCCTACGGCGTCGACGCGTCGAGTGCCCCGGTCGTCCAAGGGCCGGTGGCCAGCCGTGTCGAGCGTGATTTCGCCGCACGGCTCGGCGCGCTGCCGGCCGCGACCCGCACCCTGCTTCTGATCGCTGCGGCGGAACCGGTGGGCGACGTGCGCCTGTTGATCCGCGCGGCCGCTTCCCTCGGCATCACTCCGGACGCCGCACCGGCCAAGGCGGCCGGCCTGATCGAGTTCGGCGAGCCCGTACGGTTCCGGCACCCGCTGGTCCGTTCGGCGGTCTACCACGGAGCCGAGCCGGAGGATCGACGTGCGGTGCACCGGGCCCTGGCCGAGGCCACGGACCCCCTCCTGGACCCTGACCGGCGCGCCTGGCACGCCGCGCAGGCGGCCGACGGGCCGGACGAGGAGGTCGCCGCGGGACTGGAGCAGGCCGCCGACCGTGCCCGGCAGCGCGGGGGCATCGCGGCCGAGGCGGTTCTGCTGGAACGCGCGGTGGAGGTGACGCCCGATCCCTGGCCGCGCGGGCGCCGGGCCCTTGCGGCGGCCGAGGCGCACTTCTCGGCCGCCGCGCCCGAACGGGCCACGGAATTGGCCGCGGTGGCCGACCTGTATCCCCTCAGCGTCCTGGACCGGGCCCGCCTGGCACGTCTGCGGGCCAGAATCCTGTTCGCCCGCAGCCGCAGCGACGAGGCGGCACCACTGCTCCTGGACGCGGCGGCACAGTTCACCGCGGCCGGATCTCCCCTGGCGCGGGAGACGTACCTGGAGGCGATCAGCGCGACCATCTTCGCCGGCCGGGTCCATGGTCCGACAGGCGCCCGCGCCGCGGCGATAGCGGCCCGCGCGTCCGGGGCGCCCTCCTCGGGATCCAGGGCCGCGGACGCTCTCCTGGACGGTGTGGCGGCCCTGCTCGCGGACGGCCCGGAGACGGCCGTCCCGGCCCTGCGCGAGGCACTCGACCTGCTCGAGCACGAAGAGCTCCACACCCGGGAGGCGACCGTACGGTGGCTGCTGCTGGCTCCCGTCGCGCTCGAGTCGTTCATCCACTGGGCCTGGGACCTGCATGCCTGGGACACACTCTCGACTCGCGCAGTGCGTCTGGCCCGCGACATCGGAGCACTCGGCAGCCTGCCGCCGGCTCTGATCTACGCGGGCGGGGTGCACATCCACTACGGCGACTTCGCCGAGGCCGACCGGATGATCGACGAAGCCGACGCGATCGCCACCGCGACCGGCCACGCCCCGCACAAGTACGCCGCGCTCGTCCTGGCCGCGTGGCGGGGTGAAGCGGATGTCGCCGCCGGCATCATCGAAGAAGCCAGAGAGCGCGCCGTGCAGCGGGGCGAAGTATCCCTGCTCGGTGCCATGGGCTACATCCAGGGCGTGCTCTTCAACGGACTGGCCCGCTACGAAGAGGCGATCGAAGCCGCCCGCACCGGTATCGAGCACGACGGGTTCAACTTCACCGGTCTGTCGCTGGTCGAACATGTGGAGGCCGCGACGCGTTGCGGTGAACTCGACCAGGCTCGGGCCTCGTTGGCCCGCCTCACCGAACTCACCCGCGCCACCGACTCCGGGTGGGCGCGGGGTGCGAGGGCTCGCAGTGAGGCGCTGCTGGCCGACGGTGAGGCGGCCGACCGCCTGTACCGCACGGCGATCCGGGAATTCGGCCGCGGCGGGGTTGTCGTCGAGGTGGCACGCACCCACCTGCTGTACGGCGAGTGGCTGCGGCGCGCACAGCGCCGCGCGCAGGCCCGCGAGCATCTCCGCACGGCCTACGACATGTTCGGCGCGATGCCGGCTCACGCGTTCGCCGAACGGGCCCGCCGTGAGCTGATCGCCACCGGCGAGCAGGTGACCGCGCGGGAGACCACACCGGAGAACGCTCTCACCCCGCAGGAGTCGCAGGTCGCGGCCCTCGCCGCCGACGGCATGACGAACGCGCGGATCGGCGCGGAGCTGTTCATCAGCCCCCATACCGTGGAATGGCACCTGCGGAAGGTCTACGTGAAGCTCGGCATCAGCTCCCGCCGAGCCCTTCCGGACGTCCTCGACATCGCACGGGCACGGTGA
- a CDS encoding GNAT family N-acetyltransferase, with protein sequence MASVFANFRQYLMGWGTQSRAGNTVDRFRSGLATPQFNGVVRVRSVSADEADVTAVRKEFANVPWWWWVGPDSPEDTADVLRCHGGRELTVLPVMVLPLDEPVDPGTVPRTARTGVRVESVRDDERLAELVRTYRASMGVDPRLEAEMVRIESRRADNADIIRLAAVLDGRVVGTTVVITAHGVAGIFLVHVSEAHRRRGVGAALTATALQVGRERGMRCAALVASPAGEPLYRRFGFTTTSEYRLFAFPA encoded by the coding sequence ATGGCCTCGGTGTTCGCCAACTTCCGTCAGTACCTCATGGGATGGGGCACACAGAGCCGAGCGGGCAACACCGTCGACCGGTTCCGCAGCGGGCTTGCCACCCCGCAGTTCAACGGCGTCGTACGCGTACGGTCGGTGTCCGCGGACGAGGCGGACGTGACGGCCGTCCGCAAGGAGTTCGCGAACGTTCCCTGGTGGTGGTGGGTCGGACCCGACAGCCCCGAGGACACCGCCGACGTCCTGCGGTGCCATGGTGGACGAGAGCTCACGGTTCTCCCCGTGATGGTGCTCCCGCTCGACGAACCGGTCGACCCGGGCACGGTCCCGCGCACCGCTCGCACCGGTGTGCGAGTGGAGTCGGTACGGGACGACGAACGGCTGGCCGAGTTGGTCCGGACGTACCGGGCCTCGATGGGTGTCGATCCCCGGCTGGAGGCGGAGATGGTGCGCATCGAGTCGCGGCGCGCGGACAACGCCGACATCATCCGGCTGGCCGCCGTGCTGGACGGCCGAGTGGTCGGGACGACCGTGGTGATCACCGCCCACGGGGTGGCCGGGATCTTCCTCGTCCACGTGAGCGAAGCACATCGCCGGCGGGGCGTCGGTGCGGCCCTGACGGCCACCGCGCTCCAGGTGGGGAGGGAGCGCGGGATGCGCTGCGCCGCGCTGGTGGCCAGCCCTGCGGGCGAACCGTTGTACCGGCGTTTCGGCTTCACGACGACATCCGAGTACCGGCTGTTCGCCTTCCCCGCCTGA